A region of Ictalurus furcatus strain D&B chromosome 1, Billie_1.0, whole genome shotgun sequence DNA encodes the following proteins:
- the LOC128605786 gene encoding paramyosin-like isoform X5 yields the protein MNTFCEKMSEDNLPEQLKQFISSHGGGLVVNCESVYSMMYSMHSRLERLEAEREAADGRKADVGRDVAESQPDEKSSRSIDEQKAALEKLFSGTELLSLSTSDRSGQVEDSEEGVSKCLIQDLVNKNQELKEEIYSLKKEVETLKNQLSQILLSQQDRLVSLSDGALHQLAGQTQSQVSREVEHVPETLEALTDVGELQEKHESLEARVERLEGERDDILHQLKQLKTQLVDAVTVDRKKVYEVEPLDMGPVNMSESSGLGEELSKSEATLSQSRDSFSGLEQQLRLQTADIRSAVQKLLEEVQNMKQELLTIRLEQKRSPDNEMQDKLDSLQSKLDTVMASSSSMLSWSLQQEGQDSPSGKEGAAEPAWLSAMADLSMKTSELFQHFENLQSIVIGLMKQETSDRTFITDTTSELTSDVHIYGYEKLHSTASPLREHRMKEQSHIETTELTSDVQGTVLQLQAGREKLHSTASPLREHRMKEQSHIETTELTSDVQGTVLQLQAGREKLHSTASPLREHHMQEQSHIEASELTSDVQGTVLQLQAGREKLHSTASPLREHHMQEQSHIEASELTSDVQGTVLQLQAGREKLHSTASPLREHHMQEQSHIETTELTSDVQGTVLQLQAGREKMHSTASPLREHRMQEQSHIETTELTSDVQGTVLPLQAGREKLHSTASPLREHHMQEQSHTETTELTSDVQGTVLQLQAGREKLHSTASPLREHRMQEQSHIETTELTSDVQGTVLQLQAGREKLHSTASPLREHRMQEQSHIETTELTSDVQRTVLPLQAGREKLHSTASPLREHHMQEHSHIETTELTSDVQRTVLQLQAEFGKLRSTTTQLMKDHMQEQSHIEHLYKTMKELDEKADKKAVKIVKSIKADMQALDTKVLQCDTKIVMLNRTFQDLLTGHEDHCHKVIEKLFRELDCKLNYTELDPLKKQLEDYQMRIYKELQVQRAPESDDAAGLKKQLANFNCLSCDRPVDMNTPGPRLLLLPELPSLLSPKDHRRLRTCTYLDQCERSPTEWSMEQTMVVRVSDSSGSDRHVYKTSEVRVPAISPKEDDCKNKEMVNHSQLLQQPETQLICHALIYQVQTAWRQKSNGSLRSPFHRPFSAVSQENLMAIMTK from the exons ATGAACACGTTCTGTGAGAAAATGTCAGAAGACAATTTACCTGAACAGCTAAAGCAGTTTATCAGTTCTCATGGAGGGGGACTTGTTGTAAACTGTGAAAGCGTGTACAgtatgatgtacagtatgcacAGCAGGCTGGAGCGCCTTGAAGCCGAGAGAGAGGCAGCGGATGGAAGGAAAGCGGACGTTGGCCGCGATGTCGCTGAGTCGCAGCCGGATGAGAAAAGCTCAAGGAGTATTGATGAGCAGAAGGCGGCGCTGGAGAAACTGTTCAGCGGTACAGAGCTGCTGAGCCTCTCCACCTCGGACAGGAGTGGACAAGTGGAGGACAGCGAGGAAGGAGTGTCCAAG TGTCTCATTCAAGACTTGGTAAACAAGAATCAGGAGCTCAAGGAGGAGATATACAGCCTGAAGAAAGAAGTGGAGACGCTTAAAAATCAGCTTAGTCAG ATCTTGCTAAGTCAGCAAGATCGTCTGGTCTCTTTATCTGATGGAGCCCTGCACCAGTTAGCTGGCCAGACCCAGTCCCAGGTCAGCAGGGAGGTTGAGCATGTCCCAGAGACACTGGAAGCGCTGACGGACGTAGGGGAACTACAGGAGAAGCACGAGAGCCTGGAGGCTCGTGTGGAACGCCTGGAAG GAGAACGAGACGATATACTCCATCAGTTGAAACAACTGAAAACTCAGTTGGTGGATGCTGTAACGGTAGATAGAAAGAAG GTATATGAGGTGGAGCCTTTGGACATGGGCCCAGTGAACATGTCAGAAAGTTCAGGATTAGGTGAGGAGCTTTCCAAGTCTGAGGCGACACTCAGCCAGAGCAGAGACAGTTTCAGTGGGCTAGAGCAGCAGCTTCGTCTGCAAACAGCTGACATCAG GAGTGCAGTGCAGAAGCTGTTGGAGGAGGTGCAAAATATGAAGCAAGAACTGCTGACCATCAGATTGGAACAGAAGAGAAGCCCAGATAATGAAATGCAGGATAAG CTGGACAGCCTCCAGTCCAAGCTAGATACTGTGATGGCATCCTCATCCTCTATGCTATCATGGAGCCTACAGCAGGAAGGTCAGGATTCCCCATCAGGTAAGGAAGGTGCTGCTGAACCTGCATGGCTCTCAGCCATGGCAGATCTGAGCATGAAGACGAGCGAGCTCTTTCAGCACTTTGAGAATCTGCAGAGCATCGTTATTGGTCTTATGAAGCAGGAGACCAGTGACAGGACGTTCATCACTGACACA ACCTCAGAGTTGACAAGTGATGTGCATATATATGGATATGAGAAGCTCCACAGTACAGCCAGCCCGCTGAGGGAACATCGCATGAAGGAACAAAGTCATATTGAG ACCACAGAGTTGACAAGTGATGTGCAGGGGACTGTCTTGCAACTCCAGGCTGGACGTGAGAAGCTCCACAGTACAGCCAGCCCACTGAGGGAACATCGCATGAAGGAACAAAGTCATATTGAG ACCACAGAGTTGACAAGTGATGTGCAGGGGACTGTCCTGCAACTCCAGGCTGGACGTGAGAAGCTCCACAGTACAGCCAGCCCGTTGAGGGAACATCATATGCAGGAACAAAGTCATATTGAG GCCTCAGAGTTGACAAGTGATGTGCAGGGGACTGTCCTGCAACTCCAGGCTGGACGTGAGAAGCTCCACAGTACAGCCAGCCCGTTGAGGGAACATCATATGCAGGAACAAAGTCATATTGAG GCCTCAGAGTTGACAAGTGATGTGCAGGGGACTGTCCTGCAACTCCAGGCTGGACGTGAGAAGCTCCACAGTACAGCCAGCCCGTTGAGGGAACATCATATGCAGGAACAAAGTCATATTGAG ACCACAGAGTTGACAAGTGATGTGCAGGGGACTGTCCTGCAACTCCAGGCTGGACGTGAGAAGATGCACAGTACAGCCAGCCCGCTGAGGGAACATCGCATGCAGGAACAAAGTCATATTGAG ACCACAGAGTTGACAAGTGATGTGCAGGGGACTGTCCTGCCACTCCAGGCTGGACGTGAGAAGCTGCACAGTACAGCCAGCCCGCTGAGGGAACATCACATGCAGGAACAAAGTCATACTGAG ACCACAGAGTTGACAAGTGATGTGCAGGGGACTGTCCTGCAACTCCAGGCTGGACGTGAGAAGCTGCACAGTACAGCCAGCCCGCTGAGGGAACATCGCATGCAGGAACAAAGTCATATTGAG ACCACAGAGTTGACAAGTGATGTGCAGGGGACTGTCCTGCAACTCCAGGCTGGACGTGAGAAGCTGCACAGTACAGCCAGCCCGCTGAGGGAACATCGCATGCAGGAACAAAGTCATATTGAG ACCACAGAGTTGACAAGTGATGTGCAGAGGACTGTCCTGCCACTCCAGGCTGGACGTGAGAAGCTCCACAGTACAGCCAGCCCGTTGAGGGAACATCACATGCAGGAACATAGTCATATTGAG ACCACAGAGTTGACAAGTGATGTGCAGAGGACTGTCCTGCAACTCCAGGCTGAGTTCGGGAAGCTCCGCAGTACAACCACCCAGCTGATGAAGGATCACATGCAGGAACAAAGTCACATTGAG CACCTGTACAAGACTATGAAGGAGCTGGATGAGAAGGCAGACAAGAAGGCAGTGAAAATTGTAAAAAGCATT AAAGCAGACATGCAGGCACTGGATACCAAGGTCCTCCAGTGTGATACAAAAATAGTGATGCTGAACAGGACGTTTCAGGATCTACTGACTGGACATGAGGATCATTGTCATAAGGTTATTGAGAAGCTCTTCAGGGAACTGGATTGCAAG TTGAACTACACTGAGCTTGATCCTCTGAAGAAGCAGCTAGAGGATTATCAGATGAGAATTTACAAGGAGCTACAGGTGCAACGTGCCCCAGAAAGTGATGATGCTGCTGGTCTCAAGAA ACAGCTGGCAAACTTCAACTGCCTCTCCTGTGATCGCCCTGTCGACATGAATACTCCTGGACC ACGTTTGCTGCTTTTGCCTGAGCTTCCAAGTTTACTctctccaaaggaccacaggaG GCTGAGGACATGCACTTACCTGGACCAGTGTGAGAGATCACCTACAGAGTGGAGTATGGAACAAACCATGGTTGTCAGAGTGAGTGACAGCAGTGGTTCCGATAGGCATGTCTACAAGACTAGTGAAGTGAGAGTGCCCGCCATCTCCCCCAAAGAAG ACGACTGCAAAAACAAGGAGATGGTTAACCACAGTCAGTTGCTGCAGCAACCTGAGACCCAACTCATCTGCCATG CTCTCATTTACCAGGTTCAAACTGCTTGGAGACAGAAAAGCAATGGTTCATTGAGGAGTCCATTCCACAGACCCTTCAGTGCCGTCAGCCAAGAAAACCTGATGGCAATaatgactaaataa
- the LOC128605786 gene encoding paramyosin-like isoform X1, producing the protein MNTFCEKMSEDNLPEQLKQFISSHGGGLVVNCESVYSMMYSMHSRLERLEAEREAADGRKADVGRDVAESQPDEKSSRSIDEQKAALEKLFSGTELLSLSTSDRSGQVEDSEEGVSKCLIQDLVNKNQELKEEIYSLKKEVETLKNQLSQILLSQQDRLVSLSDGALHQLAGQTQSQVSREVEHVPETLEALTDVGELQEKHESLEARVERLEGERDDILHQLKQLKTQLVDAVTVDRKKVYEVEPLDMGPVNMSESSGLGEELSKSEATLSQSRDSFSGLEQQLRLQTADIRSAVQKLLEEVQNMKQELLTIRLEQKRSPDNEMQDKLDSLQSKLDTVMASSSSMLSWSLQQEGQDSPSGKEGAAEPAWLSAMADLSMKTSELFQHFENLQSIVIGLMKQETSDRTFITDTTSELTSDVHIYGYEKLHSTASPLREHRMKEQSHIETTELTSDVQGTVLQLQAGREKLHSTASPLREHRMKEQSHIETTELTSDVQGTVLQLQAGREKLHSTASPLREHHMQEQSHIEASELTSDVQGTVLQLQAGREKLHSTASPLREHHMQEQSHIEASELTSDVQGTVLQLQAGREKLHSTASPLREHHMQEQSHIETTELTSDVQGTVLQLQAGREKMHSTASPLREHRMQEQSHIETTELTSDVQGTVLPLQAGREKLHSTASPLREHHMQEQSHTETTELTSDVQGTVLQLQAGREKLHSTASPLREHRMQEQSHIETTELTSDVQGTVLQLQAGREKLHSTASPLREHRMQEQSHIETTELTSDAQGTVLQLQAGREKLHSTASPLREHRIKEQSHIETTELTSDVQRTVLPLQAGREKLHSTASPLREHHMQEHSHIETTELTSDVQRTVLQLQAEFGKLRSTTTQLMKDHMQEQSHIEHLYKTMKELDEKADKKAVKIVKSIKADMQALDTKVLQCDTKIVMLNRTFQDLLTGHEDHCHKVIEKLFRELDCKLNYTELDPLKKQLEDYQMRIYKELQVQRAPESDDAAGLKKQLANFNCLSCDRPVDMNTPGPRLLLLPELPSLLSPKDHRRLRTCTYLDQCERSPTEWSMEQTMVVRVSDSSGSDRHVYKTSEVRVPAISPKEDDCKNKEMVNHSQLLQQPETQLICHALIYQVQTAWRQKSNGSLRSPFHRPFSAVSQENLMAIMTK; encoded by the exons ATGAACACGTTCTGTGAGAAAATGTCAGAAGACAATTTACCTGAACAGCTAAAGCAGTTTATCAGTTCTCATGGAGGGGGACTTGTTGTAAACTGTGAAAGCGTGTACAgtatgatgtacagtatgcacAGCAGGCTGGAGCGCCTTGAAGCCGAGAGAGAGGCAGCGGATGGAAGGAAAGCGGACGTTGGCCGCGATGTCGCTGAGTCGCAGCCGGATGAGAAAAGCTCAAGGAGTATTGATGAGCAGAAGGCGGCGCTGGAGAAACTGTTCAGCGGTACAGAGCTGCTGAGCCTCTCCACCTCGGACAGGAGTGGACAAGTGGAGGACAGCGAGGAAGGAGTGTCCAAG TGTCTCATTCAAGACTTGGTAAACAAGAATCAGGAGCTCAAGGAGGAGATATACAGCCTGAAGAAAGAAGTGGAGACGCTTAAAAATCAGCTTAGTCAG ATCTTGCTAAGTCAGCAAGATCGTCTGGTCTCTTTATCTGATGGAGCCCTGCACCAGTTAGCTGGCCAGACCCAGTCCCAGGTCAGCAGGGAGGTTGAGCATGTCCCAGAGACACTGGAAGCGCTGACGGACGTAGGGGAACTACAGGAGAAGCACGAGAGCCTGGAGGCTCGTGTGGAACGCCTGGAAG GAGAACGAGACGATATACTCCATCAGTTGAAACAACTGAAAACTCAGTTGGTGGATGCTGTAACGGTAGATAGAAAGAAG GTATATGAGGTGGAGCCTTTGGACATGGGCCCAGTGAACATGTCAGAAAGTTCAGGATTAGGTGAGGAGCTTTCCAAGTCTGAGGCGACACTCAGCCAGAGCAGAGACAGTTTCAGTGGGCTAGAGCAGCAGCTTCGTCTGCAAACAGCTGACATCAG GAGTGCAGTGCAGAAGCTGTTGGAGGAGGTGCAAAATATGAAGCAAGAACTGCTGACCATCAGATTGGAACAGAAGAGAAGCCCAGATAATGAAATGCAGGATAAG CTGGACAGCCTCCAGTCCAAGCTAGATACTGTGATGGCATCCTCATCCTCTATGCTATCATGGAGCCTACAGCAGGAAGGTCAGGATTCCCCATCAGGTAAGGAAGGTGCTGCTGAACCTGCATGGCTCTCAGCCATGGCAGATCTGAGCATGAAGACGAGCGAGCTCTTTCAGCACTTTGAGAATCTGCAGAGCATCGTTATTGGTCTTATGAAGCAGGAGACCAGTGACAGGACGTTCATCACTGACACA ACCTCAGAGTTGACAAGTGATGTGCATATATATGGATATGAGAAGCTCCACAGTACAGCCAGCCCGCTGAGGGAACATCGCATGAAGGAACAAAGTCATATTGAG ACCACAGAGTTGACAAGTGATGTGCAGGGGACTGTCTTGCAACTCCAGGCTGGACGTGAGAAGCTCCACAGTACAGCCAGCCCACTGAGGGAACATCGCATGAAGGAACAAAGTCATATTGAG ACCACAGAGTTGACAAGTGATGTGCAGGGGACTGTCCTGCAACTCCAGGCTGGACGTGAGAAGCTCCACAGTACAGCCAGCCCGTTGAGGGAACATCATATGCAGGAACAAAGTCATATTGAG GCCTCAGAGTTGACAAGTGATGTGCAGGGGACTGTCCTGCAACTCCAGGCTGGACGTGAGAAGCTCCACAGTACAGCCAGCCCGTTGAGGGAACATCATATGCAGGAACAAAGTCATATTGAG GCCTCAGAGTTGACAAGTGATGTGCAGGGGACTGTCCTGCAACTCCAGGCTGGACGTGAGAAGCTCCACAGTACAGCCAGCCCGTTGAGGGAACATCATATGCAGGAACAAAGTCATATTGAG ACCACAGAGTTGACAAGTGATGTGCAGGGGACTGTCCTGCAACTCCAGGCTGGACGTGAGAAGATGCACAGTACAGCCAGCCCGCTGAGGGAACATCGCATGCAGGAACAAAGTCATATTGAG ACCACAGAGTTGACAAGTGATGTGCAGGGGACTGTCCTGCCACTCCAGGCTGGACGTGAGAAGCTGCACAGTACAGCCAGCCCGCTGAGGGAACATCACATGCAGGAACAAAGTCATACTGAG ACCACAGAGTTGACAAGTGATGTGCAGGGGACTGTCCTGCAACTCCAGGCTGGACGTGAGAAGCTGCACAGTACAGCCAGCCCGCTGAGGGAACATCGCATGCAGGAACAAAGTCATATTGAG ACCACAGAGTTGACAAGTGATGTGCAGGGGACTGTCCTGCAACTCCAGGCTGGACGTGAGAAGCTGCACAGTACAGCCAGCCCGCTGAGGGAACATCGCATGCAGGAACAAAGTCATATTGAG ACCACAGAGTTGACAAGTGATGCGCAGGGGACTGTCCTACAACTCCAGGCTGGACGTGAGAAGCTCCACAGTACAGCCAGCCCGCTGAGGGAACATCGCATTAAGGAACAAAGTCATATTGAG ACCACAGAGTTGACAAGTGATGTGCAGAGGACTGTCCTGCCACTCCAGGCTGGACGTGAGAAGCTCCACAGTACAGCCAGCCCGTTGAGGGAACATCACATGCAGGAACATAGTCATATTGAG ACCACAGAGTTGACAAGTGATGTGCAGAGGACTGTCCTGCAACTCCAGGCTGAGTTCGGGAAGCTCCGCAGTACAACCACCCAGCTGATGAAGGATCACATGCAGGAACAAAGTCACATTGAG CACCTGTACAAGACTATGAAGGAGCTGGATGAGAAGGCAGACAAGAAGGCAGTGAAAATTGTAAAAAGCATT AAAGCAGACATGCAGGCACTGGATACCAAGGTCCTCCAGTGTGATACAAAAATAGTGATGCTGAACAGGACGTTTCAGGATCTACTGACTGGACATGAGGATCATTGTCATAAGGTTATTGAGAAGCTCTTCAGGGAACTGGATTGCAAG TTGAACTACACTGAGCTTGATCCTCTGAAGAAGCAGCTAGAGGATTATCAGATGAGAATTTACAAGGAGCTACAGGTGCAACGTGCCCCAGAAAGTGATGATGCTGCTGGTCTCAAGAA ACAGCTGGCAAACTTCAACTGCCTCTCCTGTGATCGCCCTGTCGACATGAATACTCCTGGACC ACGTTTGCTGCTTTTGCCTGAGCTTCCAAGTTTACTctctccaaaggaccacaggaG GCTGAGGACATGCACTTACCTGGACCAGTGTGAGAGATCACCTACAGAGTGGAGTATGGAACAAACCATGGTTGTCAGAGTGAGTGACAGCAGTGGTTCCGATAGGCATGTCTACAAGACTAGTGAAGTGAGAGTGCCCGCCATCTCCCCCAAAGAAG ACGACTGCAAAAACAAGGAGATGGTTAACCACAGTCAGTTGCTGCAGCAACCTGAGACCCAACTCATCTGCCATG CTCTCATTTACCAGGTTCAAACTGCTTGGAGACAGAAAAGCAATGGTTCATTGAGGAGTCCATTCCACAGACCCTTCAGTGCCGTCAGCCAAGAAAACCTGATGGCAATaatgactaaataa
- the LOC128605786 gene encoding paramyosin-like isoform X3 has translation MNTFCEKMSEDNLPEQLKQFISSHGGGLVVNCESVYSMMYSMHSRLERLEAEREAADGRKADVGRDVAESQPDEKSSRSIDEQKAALEKLFSGTELLSLSTSDRSGQVEDSEEGVSKCLIQDLVNKNQELKEEIYSLKKEVETLKNQLSQILLSQQDRLVSLSDGALHQLAGQTQSQVSREVEHVPETLEALTDVGELQEKHESLEARVERLEGERDDILHQLKQLKTQLVDAVTVDRKKVYEVEPLDMGPVNMSESSGLGEELSKSEATLSQSRDSFSGLEQQLRLQTADIRSAVQKLLEEVQNMKQELLTIRLEQKRSPDNEMQDKLDSLQSKLDTVMASSSSMLSWSLQQEGQDSPSGKEGAAEPAWLSAMADLSMKTSELFQHFENLQSIVIGLMKQETSDRTFITDTTSELTSDVHIYGYEKLHSTASPLREHRMKEQSHIETTELTSDVQGTVLQLQAGREKLHSTASPLREHRMKEQSHIETTELTSDVQGTVLQLQAGREKLHSTASPLREHHMQEQSHIEASELTSDVQGTVLQLQAGREKLHSTASPLREHHMQEQSHIEASELTSDVQGTVLQLQAGREKLHSTASPLREHHMQEQSHIETTELTSDVQGTVLQLQAGREKMHSTASPLREHRMQEQSHIETTELTSDVQGTVLQLQAGREKLHSTASPLREHRMQEQSHIETTELTSDVQGTVLQLQAGREKLHSTASPLREHRMQEQSHIETTELTSDAQGTVLQLQAGREKLHSTASPLREHRIKEQSHIETTELTSDVQRTVLPLQAGREKLHSTASPLREHHMQEHSHIETTELTSDVQRTVLQLQAEFGKLRSTTTQLMKDHMQEQSHIEHLYKTMKELDEKADKKAVKIVKSIKADMQALDTKVLQCDTKIVMLNRTFQDLLTGHEDHCHKVIEKLFRELDCKLNYTELDPLKKQLEDYQMRIYKELQVQRAPESDDAAGLKKQLANFNCLSCDRPVDMNTPGPRLLLLPELPSLLSPKDHRRLRTCTYLDQCERSPTEWSMEQTMVVRVSDSSGSDRHVYKTSEVRVPAISPKEDDCKNKEMVNHSQLLQQPETQLICHALIYQVQTAWRQKSNGSLRSPFHRPFSAVSQENLMAIMTK, from the exons ATGAACACGTTCTGTGAGAAAATGTCAGAAGACAATTTACCTGAACAGCTAAAGCAGTTTATCAGTTCTCATGGAGGGGGACTTGTTGTAAACTGTGAAAGCGTGTACAgtatgatgtacagtatgcacAGCAGGCTGGAGCGCCTTGAAGCCGAGAGAGAGGCAGCGGATGGAAGGAAAGCGGACGTTGGCCGCGATGTCGCTGAGTCGCAGCCGGATGAGAAAAGCTCAAGGAGTATTGATGAGCAGAAGGCGGCGCTGGAGAAACTGTTCAGCGGTACAGAGCTGCTGAGCCTCTCCACCTCGGACAGGAGTGGACAAGTGGAGGACAGCGAGGAAGGAGTGTCCAAG TGTCTCATTCAAGACTTGGTAAACAAGAATCAGGAGCTCAAGGAGGAGATATACAGCCTGAAGAAAGAAGTGGAGACGCTTAAAAATCAGCTTAGTCAG ATCTTGCTAAGTCAGCAAGATCGTCTGGTCTCTTTATCTGATGGAGCCCTGCACCAGTTAGCTGGCCAGACCCAGTCCCAGGTCAGCAGGGAGGTTGAGCATGTCCCAGAGACACTGGAAGCGCTGACGGACGTAGGGGAACTACAGGAGAAGCACGAGAGCCTGGAGGCTCGTGTGGAACGCCTGGAAG GAGAACGAGACGATATACTCCATCAGTTGAAACAACTGAAAACTCAGTTGGTGGATGCTGTAACGGTAGATAGAAAGAAG GTATATGAGGTGGAGCCTTTGGACATGGGCCCAGTGAACATGTCAGAAAGTTCAGGATTAGGTGAGGAGCTTTCCAAGTCTGAGGCGACACTCAGCCAGAGCAGAGACAGTTTCAGTGGGCTAGAGCAGCAGCTTCGTCTGCAAACAGCTGACATCAG GAGTGCAGTGCAGAAGCTGTTGGAGGAGGTGCAAAATATGAAGCAAGAACTGCTGACCATCAGATTGGAACAGAAGAGAAGCCCAGATAATGAAATGCAGGATAAG CTGGACAGCCTCCAGTCCAAGCTAGATACTGTGATGGCATCCTCATCCTCTATGCTATCATGGAGCCTACAGCAGGAAGGTCAGGATTCCCCATCAGGTAAGGAAGGTGCTGCTGAACCTGCATGGCTCTCAGCCATGGCAGATCTGAGCATGAAGACGAGCGAGCTCTTTCAGCACTTTGAGAATCTGCAGAGCATCGTTATTGGTCTTATGAAGCAGGAGACCAGTGACAGGACGTTCATCACTGACACA ACCTCAGAGTTGACAAGTGATGTGCATATATATGGATATGAGAAGCTCCACAGTACAGCCAGCCCGCTGAGGGAACATCGCATGAAGGAACAAAGTCATATTGAG ACCACAGAGTTGACAAGTGATGTGCAGGGGACTGTCTTGCAACTCCAGGCTGGACGTGAGAAGCTCCACAGTACAGCCAGCCCACTGAGGGAACATCGCATGAAGGAACAAAGTCATATTGAG ACCACAGAGTTGACAAGTGATGTGCAGGGGACTGTCCTGCAACTCCAGGCTGGACGTGAGAAGCTCCACAGTACAGCCAGCCCGTTGAGGGAACATCATATGCAGGAACAAAGTCATATTGAG GCCTCAGAGTTGACAAGTGATGTGCAGGGGACTGTCCTGCAACTCCAGGCTGGACGTGAGAAGCTCCACAGTACAGCCAGCCCGTTGAGGGAACATCATATGCAGGAACAAAGTCATATTGAG GCCTCAGAGTTGACAAGTGATGTGCAGGGGACTGTCCTGCAACTCCAGGCTGGACGTGAGAAGCTCCACAGTACAGCCAGCCCGTTGAGGGAACATCATATGCAGGAACAAAGTCATATTGAG ACCACAGAGTTGACAAGTGATGTGCAGGGGACTGTCCTGCAACTCCAGGCTGGACGTGAGAAGATGCACAGTACAGCCAGCCCGCTGAGGGAACATCGCATGCAGGAACAAAGTCATATTGAG ACCACAGAGTTGACAAGTGATGTGCAGGGGACTGTCCTGCAACTCCAGGCTGGACGTGAGAAGCTGCACAGTACAGCCAGCCCGCTGAGGGAACATCGCATGCAGGAACAAAGTCATATTGAG ACCACAGAGTTGACAAGTGATGTGCAGGGGACTGTCCTGCAACTCCAGGCTGGACGTGAGAAGCTGCACAGTACAGCCAGCCCGCTGAGGGAACATCGCATGCAGGAACAAAGTCATATTGAG ACCACAGAGTTGACAAGTGATGCGCAGGGGACTGTCCTACAACTCCAGGCTGGACGTGAGAAGCTCCACAGTACAGCCAGCCCGCTGAGGGAACATCGCATTAAGGAACAAAGTCATATTGAG ACCACAGAGTTGACAAGTGATGTGCAGAGGACTGTCCTGCCACTCCAGGCTGGACGTGAGAAGCTCCACAGTACAGCCAGCCCGTTGAGGGAACATCACATGCAGGAACATAGTCATATTGAG ACCACAGAGTTGACAAGTGATGTGCAGAGGACTGTCCTGCAACTCCAGGCTGAGTTCGGGAAGCTCCGCAGTACAACCACCCAGCTGATGAAGGATCACATGCAGGAACAAAGTCACATTGAG CACCTGTACAAGACTATGAAGGAGCTGGATGAGAAGGCAGACAAGAAGGCAGTGAAAATTGTAAAAAGCATT AAAGCAGACATGCAGGCACTGGATACCAAGGTCCTCCAGTGTGATACAAAAATAGTGATGCTGAACAGGACGTTTCAGGATCTACTGACTGGACATGAGGATCATTGTCATAAGGTTATTGAGAAGCTCTTCAGGGAACTGGATTGCAAG TTGAACTACACTGAGCTTGATCCTCTGAAGAAGCAGCTAGAGGATTATCAGATGAGAATTTACAAGGAGCTACAGGTGCAACGTGCCCCAGAAAGTGATGATGCTGCTGGTCTCAAGAA ACAGCTGGCAAACTTCAACTGCCTCTCCTGTGATCGCCCTGTCGACATGAATACTCCTGGACC ACGTTTGCTGCTTTTGCCTGAGCTTCCAAGTTTACTctctccaaaggaccacaggaG GCTGAGGACATGCACTTACCTGGACCAGTGTGAGAGATCACCTACAGAGTGGAGTATGGAACAAACCATGGTTGTCAGAGTGAGTGACAGCAGTGGTTCCGATAGGCATGTCTACAAGACTAGTGAAGTGAGAGTGCCCGCCATCTCCCCCAAAGAAG ACGACTGCAAAAACAAGGAGATGGTTAACCACAGTCAGTTGCTGCAGCAACCTGAGACCCAACTCATCTGCCATG CTCTCATTTACCAGGTTCAAACTGCTTGGAGACAGAAAAGCAATGGTTCATTGAGGAGTCCATTCCACAGACCCTTCAGTGCCGTCAGCCAAGAAAACCTGATGGCAATaatgactaaataa